In Streptomyces sp. P3, one DNA window encodes the following:
- the arc gene encoding proteasome ATPase produces the protein MAAHDDDMNRGIRPGRGSDDPSGQIAYLEQEIAVLRRKLADSPRHTRILEERIVELQTNLAGVSAQNERLAGTLREARDQIVALKEEVDRLAQPPAGFGVFLTANEDGTADIFTGGRKLRVNVSPGVELEELRRGQEVMLNEALNVVEAMEYESVGDIVTLKEVLEDGVRALVQGHTDEERVVRLAEPLLDVVIRPGDALLLEPRSGYVYEVVPKSEVEELVLEEVPDIGYEQIGGLGGQIEMIRDAVELPYLYPDLFKEHELRPPKGVLLYGPPGCGKTLIAKAVANSLAKKVAEVTGQATGKSFFLNIKGPELLNKYVGETERQIRLVFQRAREKASEGTPVIVFFDEMESLFRTRGSGVSSDVENTIVPQLLAEIDGVEGLQNVVVIGASNREDMIDPAILRPGRLDVKIKIERPDAEAAKDIFQKYLTERLPLHSEDVGEHGGDKTTTVQSMIQTAVEHMYAESEENRFLEVTYANGDKEVLYFKDFNSGAMIENIVGRAKKMAIKDFLDKNQKGLRVSHLLQACVDEFKENEDLPNTTNPDDWARISGKKGERIVYIRTLITGKQGADTGRSIDTVANTGQYL, from the coding sequence GTGGCAGCCCACGACGACGACATGAACCGCGGCATCCGCCCGGGACGAGGGTCCGACGACCCGTCCGGGCAGATTGCCTACCTTGAGCAGGAGATCGCCGTCCTGCGGCGCAAGCTCGCCGACTCTCCGCGACACACGAGGATTCTCGAAGAGCGGATCGTCGAGCTGCAGACCAACCTGGCCGGCGTGTCCGCCCAGAACGAGCGACTCGCGGGCACACTCCGCGAGGCACGCGACCAGATCGTGGCCCTCAAGGAAGAAGTGGACCGGCTCGCACAGCCGCCGGCCGGCTTCGGCGTCTTCCTCACGGCGAACGAGGACGGCACGGCCGACATCTTCACCGGAGGCCGCAAACTCCGCGTGAACGTCAGCCCCGGCGTCGAGCTCGAAGAGCTCCGACGCGGCCAGGAAGTGATGCTCAACGAAGCGCTCAACGTGGTCGAGGCCATGGAATACGAGAGCGTCGGCGACATCGTCACCCTCAAAGAGGTCCTCGAGGACGGCGTACGAGCCCTCGTGCAGGGACACACCGACGAAGAAAGAGTGGTCAGGCTCGCCGAACCACTCCTCGACGTCGTCATCCGCCCCGGCGACGCCCTGCTGCTCGAACCCCGATCGGGATACGTCTACGAGGTCGTCCCCAAGAGCGAGGTCGAGGAACTCGTCCTCGAAGAGGTCCCCGACATCGGCTACGAGCAGATCGGCGGCCTCGGCGGTCAGATCGAGATGATCCGAGACGCCGTGGAACTCCCCTACCTCTACCCCGACCTCTTCAAGGAGCACGAGCTGCGCCCGCCCAAGGGCGTCCTGCTCTACGGGCCGCCCGGATGCGGCAAGACGCTCATCGCCAAGGCCGTCGCCAACTCGCTGGCCAAGAAGGTCGCCGAGGTCACCGGCCAGGCCACCGGCAAGAGCTTCTTCCTGAACATCAAGGGCCCCGAGCTCCTCAACAAGTACGTCGGCGAGACCGAGCGACAGATCCGCCTCGTCTTCCAGCGCGCCAGGGAGAAGGCCTCCGAGGGCACCCCCGTCATCGTCTTCTTCGACGAGATGGAGTCCCTCTTCCGCACCCGCGGCTCCGGCGTCAGCTCCGACGTGGAGAACACCATCGTCCCGCAGCTCCTCGCCGAGATCGACGGCGTCGAAGGCCTGCAGAACGTGGTCGTCATCGGCGCCTCCAACCGCGAGGACATGATCGACCCCGCCATCCTGCGTCCCGGCCGCCTCGACGTGAAGATCAAGATCGAGCGCCCGGACGCCGAAGCGGCCAAGGACATCTTCCAGAAGTACCTCACCGAACGCCTGCCCCTGCACTCCGAGGACGTCGGCGAACACGGCGGCGACAAGACCACCACCGTCCAGAGCATGATCCAGACGGCAGTGGAACACATGTACGCCGAATCCGAGGAAAACCGCTTCCTGGAAGTCACCTACGCCAACGGTGACAAGGAAGTCCTCTACTTCAAGGACTTCAACTCCGGCGCCATGATCGAGAACATCGTCGGCCGCGCCAAGAAAATGGCCATCAAGGACTTCCTCGACAAGAATCAGAAGGGCCTGCGCGTCTCCCACCTCCTCCAGGCGTGCGTGGACGAGTTCAAGGAGAACGAGGACCTCCCCAACACCACCAACCCCGACGACTGGGCCCGCATCTCCGGAAAGAAGGGCGAACGGATCGTGTACATCCGCACCCTCATCACCGGAAAGCAGGGCGCGGACACCGGACGCTCCATCGACACGGTGGCGAACACCGGACAGTACCTGTAA